In Melospiza melodia melodia isolate bMelMel2 chromosome 30, bMelMel2.pri, whole genome shotgun sequence, a single window of DNA contains:
- the LOC134431011 gene encoding G protein-activated inward rectifier potassium channel 1-like gives MAAVRRKFGDEYQAVGLARCSARRERQRFVDKNGRCNVQHGNLGGESSRYLSDFFTTLVDLKWRWNLLIFLLTYTVAWLVMASMWWGIAYLRGDLQQAHGDSYSPCVANVYNFPSAFLFFVETEATIGYGHRYITERCPEGIVLFLFQSLLGSVVDAFLIGCMFIKMSQPKKRAETLMFSRAAVISQRDAKLCLMFRVGNLRNSHMVSAQIRCKLIKSRQTPEGEFLPLDQCELDVGFGTGADQLFLVSPLTICHEINSESPFFCLSQRSLRSEQFEIVVILEGIVETTGMTCQARTSYTEDEVLWGHRFLPVMSLEDGFFRVDYSQFHATFEVPTPPYSVKEQEESLSQSSLLNSPFEKKSRREQVCPLDCADATGEKNKLPAKLQKISSRKEGLPPRALRMSSCNTQKNFSTGDLLEIEEISPMSDGEDSDHRMQLKGLKINAKALTQSTSKLELQKDFPGMGTLEVKLEDNFPAKL, from the exons ATGGCAGCCGTGCGCAGGAAGTTTGGGGACGAGTACCAGGCCGTGGGCCTCGCCCGCTGCAGCGCCCGCAGGGAGCGGCAGCGCTTCGTGGACAAGAACGGGCGCTGCAACGTGCAGCACGGCAACCTGGGCGGCGAGAGCAGCCGCTACCTCTCCGACTTCTTCACCACGCTGGTGGACCTCAAGTGGCGCTGGAACCTGCTCATCTTCCTGCTGACCTACACGGTGGCCTGGCTGGTGATGGCCTCCATGTGGTGGGGCATCGCGTACCTGCGCGGGGACCTGCAGCAGGCGCACGGTGACTCGTACAGCCCGTGCGTGGCCAACGTGTACAACTTCCCCTCCGCCTTCCTCTTCTTCGTGGAGACCGAGGCCACCATCGGCTACGGGCACCGCTACATCACGGAGCGCTGCCCCGAGGGCATCGTGCTGTTCCTCTTCCAGTCGCTGCTGGGCTCCGTGGTGGACGCGTTCCTCATCGGCTGCATGTTCATCAAGATGTCGCAGCCCAAGAAGCGAGCCGAGACCCTCATGTTCAGCCGCGCCGCCGTCATCTCGCAGCGCGATGCCAAGCTCTGCCTCATGTTCCGTGTGGGCAACCTCCGCAACAGCCACATGGTGTCTGCCCAGATCCGCTGCAAGCTCATCAAG TCCAGACAGACACCGGAGGGGGAATTTCTGCCACTGGACCAGTGTGAGCTGGATGTTGGATTTGGAACTGGAGCTGACCAGCTGTTTTTGGTTTCCCCTTTAACCATCTGCCATGAAATCAACTCAGAAAGCCCCTTTTTCTGTCTCTCACAAAGATCCCTGAGGAGTGAGCAATTTGAAATCGTTGTCATCCTCGAAGGAATCGTTGAGACCACCG GAATGACGTGCCAAGCCAGGACCTCCTACACAGAGGATGAAGTGCTGTGGGGTCACAGGTTCCTGCCAGTCATGTCTCTGGAAGATGGATTTTTCCGTGTCGATTATTCTCAATTTCATGCCACCTTTGAAGTCCCCACTCCTCCTTACAGTGTCAAAGAGCAAGAAGAAAGCCTGTCCCAGTCATCTCTCTTGAACAGTCCTTTtgagaagaaaagcagaagagaacAGGTTTGTCCTCTTGACTGTGCTGATGCTACAGGAGAGAAGAACAAGCTCCCTGCTAAACTCCAGAAGATCAGCTCGAGGAAGGAGGGCCTTCCACCAAGAGCCCTGAGAATGAGTTCCTGTAACACACAGAAGAATTTCAGCACTGGAGATCTCTTGGAAATTGAAGAAATAAGTCCCATGTCTGATGGTGAAGACAGTGATCACAGGATGCAGCTGAAAGGCTTAAAAATAAATGCCAAGGCTCTGACTCAGTCCACCAGCAAGCTCGAGTTACAGAAGGATTTTCCAGGTATGGGCACCCTAGAGGTGAAATTGGAAGATAATTTCCCTGCCAAACTTTGA